A region of the Notolabrus celidotus isolate fNotCel1 chromosome 18, fNotCel1.pri, whole genome shotgun sequence genome:
GTGAACTGCAGGTCCAGCTCAAAGAGTTATTGTCCAGGTCGTGGATGTACTGCTCAATGTTGCTGCTGGACCTCTGCGGAGGCGTGGATTCATGCGGCGACAGGGAGTGTGATGATGTGGACTGGGCCACCTGCATGTTGCTGAACTGGCTCAGGAGATCATCGTACTGGGATAAAGAATAACAAAGGTGAGATGTTTTGAGTAAATTTGTGTTTGGTTCAGGGTCTAAAAGAATATGTATCTTTTAGTCTAAGTTTTAGAAAACAATggctgaaagaaaagagagagacttAATCCCGACAGTGTATCTTACATTTCCGTAGCAGTCCTCATCGTCCTCCGACATGGCCGGCAGGTAGGGTGTGAGCTTTGGGGGTGTCTGAGTGTGCAAGTCACTCCAGGCGATGGTGTCGAAGAAAGGGTGCTGCTTCAAAGGGTCGTATCCTCCCATCTCTTCACACCCAATCCGCTTAGAAGGGTCCAATgactgagaaaagaaaaaacaaaatgataagatgtgttttcaattttcaatcAGTTTACATGTGagacaagagcaaaatctgcaatgTGTAATGTCATTGTTGATTACTGCTATGAAGGTATGGCCTGTGATAAACAAACCAATGTTTGAGTGTGAAGGTTAAGAAATATTTTACAGTCCCTGTAGCTTTCGTCATATTTTCAGGGTTGTTTCTCCAGAATACCCAATACATCTAAATAGCAGAAGATCTCTTTATGATAAGTTTGACTTCATACACCATTTAGCCCTTGTCTACCTTTCATTATTTGCCGTTTTAGCTGATCTCTCTGTTGAAACTATACAGGCAACAACTAAGTAACAGCTTAGGGTAATTAACAGCTACGATTTAATTGGTCAATGGTGTAAATGAACAGCTTGTGTACATGACATTTTTCTCCTATATTTATTGCAGTCTTTTGTGATGAGAGTATTAAGCATGCTCATACTGTAGTAATGCTAAAAATACAATGTAATATGAGGtcattaaaagaaacacagcCCTGTTCATAGTGACCCCACATGTATCAGTAATGTTTGTTGTACCGGATGACCTACCAAAAGCTGTCTGACAAGATCCATGGCTTTGGGGAAGAATTTCTCTGGGAACTCATACTCCAGCTTTATTATTTTCTGGAATATTAGGTACTCATTTCTGCAACAGgtaaaacaaaagaggaagagaaccAAAAGAGAGACAGTTAGGGAAGTAAGTGAAATGTTGGTTTCCTCGCTTGTTTACTCAATTTACATGACTTAGTCAAGGTGACCCATTTCACTTGAAATAACCTTCAGCAGTAAGCTTTATTGAGAAAACAGTAGTTCAGGACAAGCCATTGTTCAGGCATGAATCAATGGGGAGAATTTTAGCTACAACAAACGAATCAGTACTTACCCAGCTCTGAAAGGTGGTAAACCAGCCACCAGCTGATAGATAATACATCCCAAAGCCCAGAGGTCAGAGCTACAAAGGCAAATTGAGAAGAAATTGTTTTTCGTTTTCACTAAAAGAAGGATTATAATTCAAGAGGGCcatgtgtgtttgaaacatgtaaagcgaaaaaaaaatgtaaaatacagatGTGTTTCAGTTTTGGGACTCAAACTATGATATGATATGGTGATACTTTGAAATTATGTAGTTCTCTGTGAATATTCCTAAAAGCCTTAAAATGTAAACTAATTGATGATTACAGAATTAAGGAACATCATTTAAAggtaaatgttctttttttgtactACCGATGTTCTGTTATATTATGGATTGTGTAGGATATGCATTCTGCTTCAGTCTATCCCTTATTTAATCCCTGATTGTGAGTATAATTGTGTGATATGGACCAGAGAAACATTTTGTTGAATGAAATAATACCTCTTGCAGGCTGATTTCTCCGTTAGCAGCTCTGGAGACACATACTGTGCTGTTCCAACGAAGGAGTTTGCTCTCGCTGCAAACAATGCAAATAAATTGTAAGATGACATGAACAATAACATAGTGCTTTCAGAGAGTGAATGCTAAGGTCGTATCACTGGGGTGATCATGGTCATACCTTGTTTACTGTCTGATGATAACTGTTTTGCTGTCCCAAAATCTGTTATCTGGATGTGCATATCTTCACTCAGAAGAATATTTTCTGGTTTCAGATCTCTGAAAATGTGaataaacatattgaaactTGTGCAGATGCTTaacagggtaaaaaaaaaagcttaaaaatgGAAGAGTATTATATAACAGGCATGTCTTACCTGTGTATTATCCCCTTATTGTGCAAGTATTCTAGAGCACAAACTATTTCAGCTGAGTAGAATCTAGTACAGGTCTCATCAAAGGAACCTATTTTGCGAATGTATTTCAGGAGCTCTCCATTCTTAGCGTAGCTGAGACCAAAATCTGGAAAAAGCTAGTTAAGGAAAACTTTGAAAAAGGTGTAACTATAATCTTGTATTTAAATATACAGTTGGTGACTTATGTCTATACAATATGCCATGGCAAATTCAACTTGTAAAGGATACACAACTTTTCATCATCTTGAAATGTGAAGTACAGCTTGACGAAGAATGGATGATCTAGATTTGACATcaaatccctctctcttttcacgTACTGGGCTTTGTTCTCCTTCATAATATGGCGCTTCTCTAAAATCTTAACTGCAAGACAGAAAAGAACATCATCAATAGTAATGATACATGTAACAACATTTCAAtcttggaagaaaaaaaaaactatcaatACTTACTTGCATATTCTTTCCCCGTTACCTGCTCTCTTGCCAGGACAACctagagaaaaaacaaaacacaaaaaccatAACATGATATCTTGTTCTCCTGTCAGACCTAAGGGCCTGTTTTGTTTATTCactcaaaatgaaatgaagatGACTCATCCAAGCACATTAATCAAAAGAATGCTAGCATGTAGCAACATCTACCCAGTTTATTCAAAAGCTAAGTGGAATGCAGGTTACATACCGTCGAGAAGGAGCCCTCTCCCAGTATTTTGCCAAACTTGAAGTCCTCTGGCTTCTTCTTGCGAGGCTGGGGCGCTGGGGCTGCCGGCTGTGGGCGGAGGTCTGAGCCCTGGCTGCTGGCAGACCCTCCTATAGCATGGGCCTCTGAGGCAGAGCCCTCCATGCTGGGACAGTTGCTACTGCTTGCGCCTGGGATAGCAAGTGGCGAGCAGGAGTCAGGGTGGTTTCTTACCATTGATGGATGGGAGCAGGAACAGATGACAACGCTGGGCTGAATGGGCACAACATCATactggagcaggagagagaacaTTTGAGAATTTGTCAGTCAGCAGTTcttattcaaaatgttttaaaaaagtccATGTGTGGTTAATATGAGTAATATAACTTGAGAAACATGGGAGACTGCACCCTAGTCCAGAAAGATCAAAAAGGATTTTTACTCCAACTGAAGATGAACAAATCATCCCTTCCTTGTGTCTACAATCAACGATCAAATATgaacaatattaaaaaaggaTTAGATTATTATTCATACACTGAAAACTGCTCCCAATATCAATTGACAGAGACTACACAATTATGGAAAGAGGTTGTGCTGAGCTGTTTAATTTTAAGCTGTCACTTGAGCCAGGAATTTTAAGTAGTTTCAACTTGATTCTGTAGGCAAATAATTGTTTCATTATAAAGATTATACATCATATATTCACCTCTTGTAGGATGACACGAGAAAGATAGGGGTGTAAATACATGAAAGAGGAGGGATATCAAATACAGAATTTGCTTTCTGGTGAATCGGAGTAACGAAAACGACAGAACATACTTCTGAAAGCAACTTCCAAATAAGCAGGTGTCACACCAGATCATATTTACACTCCAAGGAGGTGAGCATGGTCAGAGGAAGTACATTACACCATAACACGTTTGATATATATTCAATTCTCTTTGTTGGAAATAATGAATTTAGGGTTCAGTTTCATGTGAGACCACCTGAGGAGCAAAGTCCATGATTGTGTCAGATGTACTGATCTCATGCGATTgcaatacttataggcaacgAGTCATCATACcttccgctccatgaaacacgttaatgctcagtagtacatatatatggttctttaatgtgcattgtatgaaaatgccttcattttcaatgggcatgaacgcagctgaaacaggtgcaacccaaatatttcaacatttacatattaatgtaacattataataaatacaatattataACAATATAATATGCAGTCCCCGGGCCAGaaacagcagactgagggacagttttttttat
Encoded here:
- the pdpk1b gene encoding LOW QUALITY PROTEIN: 3-phosphoinositide dependent protein kinase 1b (The sequence of the model RefSeq protein was modified relative to this genomic sequence to represent the inferred CDS: inserted 1 base in 1 codon), producing the protein MARATSQLYDVVPIQPSVVICSCSHPSMVRNHPDSCSPLAIPGASSSNCPSMEGSASEAHAIGGSASSQGSDLRPQPAAPAPQPRKKKPEDFKFGKILGEGSFSTVVLAREQVTGKEYAIKILEKRHIMKENKAQYVKRERDLMSNLDHPFFVKLYFTFQDDEKLYFGLSYAKNGELLKYIRKIGSFDETCTRFYSAEIVCALEYLHNKGIIHRDLKPENILLSEDMHIQITDFGTAKQLSSDSKQARANSFVGTAQYVSPELLTEKSACKSSDLWALGCIIYQLVAGLPPFRAGNEYLIFQKIIKLEYEFPEKFFPKAMDLVRQLLSLDPSKRIGCEEMGGYDPLKQHPFFDTIAWSDLHTQTPPKLTPYLPAMSEDDEDCYGNYDDLLSQFSNMQVAQSTSSHSLSPHESTPPQRSSSNIEQYIHDLDNNXFELDLQFTEEEKQLLLDKQTTGNPWHQFVENNLILKMGPVDKRKGLFARRRQLLLTEGPHLYYVDPVNKVLKGEIPWSLELRPEAKNFKTFFVHTPNRTYYLMDPSGNADRWCKKIQEVWRKIYQRHQNPGL